TTGAAAGGAAATATCGCATGATTCTGTATGGGGCCCCTCTGTCTCCCTTTGTCCGCAAGGTTTCGGCCTTTGCCGCAGAAAAGGGTGTCGAACTGGAAAAGGTGGCTGTCGGGCTTGGTGATCCCAACCCGGATTTCCTGGCGTGCAGCCCGTTTCGTAAGATGCCGGGCTTTGCCGATGGCGATTTCCGCATCTCGGATTCGAGTGCTATCGTCACCTATCTGGAGGCGAAATTTCCCGAGCCCGCTTTAATTCCTGCTGACCCCGCAGATCGGGCGCGCACCATCTGGTTCGATGAATTTGCCGATACGATCCTTGCCCCGGCAGGTGGCAAGATTTTCTTCAACCGCATCGTCGCTCCCAAATTCATGGGTAAGTACGGTGACGAGGAAGCGGCCAAACAGGGCGAGGCCGAACTGCTGCCAATTTATGGCTATCTGGAGAGCGTCATCCCTGCGTCCAATTTTCTTGTCGCCGACCGGATCACCCTTGCTGACATTTCCGTCGCCGGCACCTGCGTCAACGCTGCCCATTGTGGTGTGGTGCCCGATGCCGCCGCCTATCCCAAGCTGAGCGCTTATCTGGCTGCTATCCTTGGGCGCGCCAGTTTCGCGGCCGGCATTGGAAAAGAACGGCGGATGCTTGGCTTGGATTAACCTGATTTTCGCCCAAATAT
This portion of the Sphingobium sp. genome encodes:
- a CDS encoding glutathione S-transferase family protein, giving the protein MILYGAPLSPFVRKVSAFAAEKGVELEKVAVGLGDPNPDFLACSPFRKMPGFADGDFRISDSSAIVTYLEAKFPEPALIPADPADRARTIWFDEFADTILAPAGGKIFFNRIVAPKFMGKYGDEEAAKQGEAELLPIYGYLESVIPASNFLVADRITLADISVAGTCVNAAHCGVVPDAAAYPKLSAYLAAILGRASFAAGIGKERRMLGLD